One segment of Mycoplasmatota bacterium DNA contains the following:
- a CDS encoding AAA family ATPase, producing the protein MSEFENNETIKNEKNDEMNEKETNKINAINDENEQITDDDLDDIFIHEQGICFTNSYSNLLKSIFPNSELVKGQFESGYLKKELIDKVIKKPHLQFVLIDNTIFFTKEDIFETLTFLAKESNIRIIYLTTEENKELFGKLVAYGIYDIILLDYLYGDVNRKDIKKSIRIDIIHQYNNGKSLRDMSHYLDDFTSKSVLIEDEQNKRLYKSSKINVSIFIDDPHVSRKLDNMFENDENTFNIKKNDSFTNVKSNDILLSNCDIVVFYNPEIQKLFELYQEIKDVDNSIKIFVLYEDTDYKKLHQYDINFINVEKNPIEQFMDILKTHIAKVKSNYESKTIIFKNKLITLTSKVGGVGVSTLSKELGGLFSNSKQKIKTVILDFSLNASSMIPLYGQDNSSPNIYEWLLNILDKIEDGTNYKSIKYSYIDVLEYLQYDSEKKLYLLPTSLDDFHILTEGRYENNDILTEALRVIVENVREYFEVVIIDTKGLTDTTAIACEYSTDIFVVTNDDFNSLVLNKAFISDLNKLKIDESRIKIIQNKHKEFGRDVNKKEFADTFKNFISYKVDYNKKIGQANLLMNLYSQTLSKDKYIYKQLLQIINDMVLLYSKKKRRK; encoded by the coding sequence ATGAGTGAATTTGAAAATAATGAAACAATAAAAAATGAAAAGAACGACGAAATGAATGAAAAAGAAACAAATAAAATAAATGCTATTAATGATGAAAACGAACAAATTACGGATGATGATTTAGATGATATTTTTATACACGAACAGGGAATTTGTTTTACAAATTCATATTCGAATTTATTAAAAAGTATTTTCCCTAATAGTGAACTTGTTAAAGGACAATTTGAAAGTGGTTATTTAAAAAAGGAACTAATCGATAAAGTAATTAAAAAACCTCATTTACAATTTGTTCTAATTGATAATACCATTTTCTTTACTAAAGAAGATATATTTGAAACTTTAACATTCCTAGCTAAAGAAAGTAATATTAGAATTATTTATTTAACAACTGAAGAAAATAAAGAACTTTTTGGTAAACTAGTGGCCTACGGTATCTATGATATAATTCTTTTAGATTATTTATATGGTGATGTAAATAGAAAAGATATTAAAAAAAGTATTCGTATTGATATAATACATCAATATAATAATGGCAAATCACTTAGAGATATGTCTCATTATTTAGATGATTTCACCTCTAAAAGTGTCTTAATTGAAGATGAACAAAATAAAAGACTTTATAAATCAAGCAAAATAAATGTAAGTATTTTTATTGATGATCCTCATGTAAGCAGAAAACTCGATAATATGTTTGAAAATGATGAAAACACTTTTAATATTAAAAAGAATGATTCATTTACTAATGTAAAAAGCAATGATATCTTATTAAGTAATTGTGATATTGTTGTTTTCTACAATCCAGAAATCCAAAAATTATTTGAACTTTATCAAGAAATAAAAGATGTAGATAATTCTATTAAAATTTTTGTACTATATGAAGATACTGATTATAAAAAATTACATCAATATGATATTAATTTTATTAATGTAGAAAAAAATCCAATAGAACAGTTTATGGATATTTTAAAAACTCATATTGCAAAAGTAAAAAGTAATTATGAATCAAAAACAATTATCTTCAAAAACAAACTCATTACTTTAACTAGTAAAGTTGGGGGAGTAGGAGTTTCTACTTTATCAAAAGAATTAGGCGGACTATTTTCTAATTCTAAACAAAAAATTAAAACCGTTATATTAGATTTCAGTTTAAACGCTTCATCTATGATACCTTTATATGGCCAAGATAATTCATCTCCAAATATATATGAATGGTTACTGAATATATTAGATAAAATTGAAGATGGGACTAATTATAAATCTATTAAATATTCTTATATAGATGTACTAGAATATTTACAATATGATAGTGAAAAAAAATTATATTTATTGCCAACAAGCTTAGATGATTTTCATATCTTAACTGAAGGAAGATATGAAAATAATGATATATTAACTGAAGCATTAAGAGTAATTGTTGAAAATGTTAGAGAATATTTTGAAGTTGTAATTATTGATACTAAAGGTTTAACAGATACTACTGCAATTGCATGTGAATATTCAACTGATATTTTTGTAGTAACAAATGATGATTTTAATTCATTGGTTCTAAATAAAGCTTTTATAAGTGATTTGAACAAACTGAAGATCGATGAATCTAGAATAAAGATTATTCAGAACAAACATAAAGAATTTGGTAGAGATGTCAATAAAAAAGAATTTGCTGATACTTTTAAAAATTTTATTAGTTATAAAGTAGATTATAATAAAAAAATTGGACAAGCTAATTTATTAATGAATTTATATTCTCAAACATTATCTAAAGATAAATATATATATAAACAATTATTACAAATTATAAATGATATGGTATTACTATACTCTAAGAAAAAACGTAGAAAGTAG
- a CDS encoding CpaF family protein codes for MGSYLIKKMFQNNGLKFIPQLVKNNEKFIHTAYPERLSNLNVLIRENISRHFGNRLLHKDEHLKKEIQLEIDKFITLNEYKFEGYHIKKKLIQEITNSLVGWGVLEPLINDESIQEIAVIKYNHIIIKKMFESGWLDTDIKFQSEYEAKIFVDNILSPIGRRVDKLNPIEDARLSDGSRLAISLVDISLNGLSFNIRKFPKEEITIDKLIKYQTIDENIAEFLHLIVKGKLNTMISGGTASGKTTFLNILLNLVDEKELIITLEDNAELQIKQPLKLQFEQRKANIEGKGEVSLDYILKHVLRRTPDRLVVGEIRGNEASTLMNAMATGHDGVMSSVHADDPHTCWTRTSQLASKGDRQSTAEEYQRFFGQRVNLIIQLKNLNTGVKKLTHITASIFDYKNNTTKLIDIIKWDFDKSKFIQINPLPKILVEKMLNNGVKVKKIKNSFFRFDLNEGEEDEK; via the coding sequence ATGGGAAGTTACTTAATTAAAAAAATGTTTCAAAATAATGGATTAAAATTTATCCCACAGCTAGTAAAAAATAATGAAAAATTCATTCATACTGCCTACCCAGAGAGATTATCAAATTTGAATGTTTTGATTCGTGAAAACATTTCTAGACATTTTGGTAATAGACTACTCCATAAAGATGAACACTTAAAGAAAGAAATACAATTAGAAATAGATAAATTTATTACTTTAAATGAATATAAATTTGAGGGATACCATATAAAAAAGAAATTAATCCAGGAAATCACCAATTCATTAGTTGGGTGGGGTGTTTTAGAACCACTGATTAATGATGAATCAATACAAGAAATAGCTGTAATTAAATATAATCATATTATTATTAAAAAAATGTTTGAAAGTGGATGGCTTGATACTGACATTAAATTTCAATCCGAATATGAAGCCAAAATATTTGTAGACAATATTTTAAGTCCAATAGGTAGGAGAGTAGATAAATTAAATCCTATCGAAGATGCCAGACTAAGTGATGGTAGTAGGTTAGCTATATCATTAGTTGATATAAGTTTAAATGGGTTATCATTTAATATTCGTAAGTTTCCAAAAGAAGAAATCACAATTGACAAATTAATTAAATATCAGACAATAGATGAAAATATAGCTGAATTTTTGCACTTGATTGTTAAAGGAAAATTAAACACAATGATTAGTGGTGGAACAGCAAGTGGTAAAACAACTTTTTTAAATATTTTATTAAATTTAGTAGATGAAAAAGAACTAATCATTACATTAGAAGATAATGCTGAACTACAAATAAAACAACCTTTAAAACTACAATTTGAACAGAGAAAAGCAAACATTGAAGGCAAGGGTGAAGTCTCATTAGACTATATATTAAAACATGTATTAAGAAGAACTCCAGACCGATTAGTTGTTGGCGAAATAAGAGGAAATGAAGCTTCTACACTTATGAATGCTATGGCTACTGGACATGATGGGGTAATGTCCTCTGTCCATGCTGATGATCCACATACTTGTTGGACAAGAACTTCACAATTAGCTTCTAAAGGTGATCGTCAATCAACTGCTGAAGAATATCAAAGATTTTTTGGACAAAGGGTTAATTTAATAATACAACTAAAAAACTTGAATACTGGTGTAAAAAAATTGACTCATATAACTGCTAGTATATTTGATTATAAAAATAATACGACAAAACTTATTGATATTATTAAATGGGATTTTGATAAAAGCAAATTTATACAAATCAATCCCTTACCAAAGATTTTAGTTGAGAAAATGTTAAATAATGGTGTGAAAGTAAAAAAAATTAAGAACTCTTTCTTTAGATTCGACTTAAACGAGGGTGAAGAAGATGAAAAATAA
- a CDS encoding type II secretion system F family protein produces the protein MNNFLLPIILFILVIVIILFKIIDVIQKERVQQRKIKILDSVSHNTKKNNPIIDFLKNNSKICTFINYFKKHDYHSKRSYIFIINAILILIFASVLGFWYIGIFLGTLIYSLSLLENYLDFEKRRELFTIGFPSMIEYIMGYLEGGENIELAIEGALTLTDNPIIIEEFKQVQTDTKAFGDFLHALKLLTYRIKVKELDYFYRNLNSSVSIGVSMLDSLHSQTEYIHRLKNSRIKEKIGKLENTMVLVTALFAFLPNVLLILTPTIIDFMDNMNW, from the coding sequence TTGAATAATTTTTTATTACCTATTATATTATTTATACTCGTAATTGTAATAATTCTATTTAAAATTATTGATGTGATTCAAAAAGAAAGAGTTCAACAAAGAAAAATTAAAATATTGGATTCTGTATCACATAATACTAAAAAGAATAATCCTATAATCGATTTTCTAAAAAATAATTCTAAAATTTGTACTTTTATTAACTACTTTAAAAAACATGACTATCATAGTAAAAGAAGTTATATATTTATAATAAACGCTATATTAATTCTTATTTTTGCTTCTGTTCTTGGTTTTTGGTATATAGGTATATTTTTAGGAACTCTTATCTATAGTTTGAGTTTACTTGAAAATTATCTAGATTTTGAAAAAAGAAGAGAATTATTTACAATAGGTTTTCCCTCAATGATTGAATATATCATGGGGTACTTAGAAGGTGGAGAAAACATTGAACTTGCTATAGAGGGTGCTTTAACCCTAACAGATAACCCTATAATTATCGAAGAATTTAAGCAAGTCCAAACTGATACAAAAGCTTTTGGTGATTTTCTACATGCTTTAAAATTATTAACCTATAGGATTAAAGTAAAAGAATTAGATTATTTTTATCGTAATTTAAATAGTAGTGTTAGCATTGGTGTATCAATGCTAGATTCTCTTCATTCCCAGACCGAATATATTCATAGATTAAAAAATAGTAGGATCAAGGAAAAAATAGGAAAACTAGAAAATACAATGGTATTAGTTACTGCCTTGTTCGCCTTTTTACCTAATGTTTTATTAATACTAACTCCTACAATTATAGATTTTATGGATAATATGAACTGGTAA